The Lolium rigidum isolate FL_2022 chromosome 2, APGP_CSIRO_Lrig_0.1, whole genome shotgun sequence genomic interval GTAATAGGAACCTGTTCGGATCCTCTCCACTCCACGCTCCTGCATTGATGTATCCTCATGACAAAAAAGGAATAGATAAGACCGTGGCCGCATGCTCAAGCGGTGGGAGGTGGCAGGCCCACTCGGCCCCGTCGCTGTTAGCAGCTGTCAACTCTCGCCAACGTGCCGACTGGGATAATGGCGGCAGGGCTTGCCGCCTGGGTCCACGGTGGCATGTGTCACGTGGCACTTGGCTACCTTGCCACCATGGTACATTTTCCAATTTCACCATGAGCTGGTCCTTTCCATCATTACACTGGAGCATGTGGTCCAATCTGGTAAAAATTCGCTCTGGGAGAGCACTGGAGGAGCGGAGAGGGTCCGAACAAGTTCTAGGGCGTCGTATCTCTCCTCGTCATTTTCCTGGAGATCTGGGGATGCACAGTAGTCTTCACATATATTCCAGCGGCTGTAGTTCTCTTCACACCACTGCTCTAGTTTtggacacttattaatagataacCGTTGGAGACTTGTGAGACTCTCAGGCACAGTCATGATTTCATCGCAATCATAGAGAGTTAACTCTTGGAGACTGGTGAGACTCTCTGGCAGAATCATAATGGCATTGCAGCTCCTGACCGTAAGTTCCTTGAGAGAGGCAAGTTCTCCTAACCATAGAGGCAGTGATGTCAAACTACTACATTCTTCCAGAGTTAAtgattgtagttgtgtgagttgtCTCAGGTTATCGGATAATTCCTGTAGCTTCCAGTAGTACTGTATTTCCAGATGCTGAAGAGACTTGAGCTCGCCTACCCATTCCATGGGTCCTTCCTGGAATGCCAATTTCAGTGATTTGAGGGAGTAGAGGGCCCGGGTGAGCTGTGGTGAGATCGTCAAATCACTGCAAAATTCGATTCTCAGATGACATAGGGCAGGTACTTGGTGAAGCAAACTCCACTGTAACATAGGCACATCAGTGTACTGAACTAACAGATGAGTACATActggagaagaagatgaggaagCACCAATGTGTGCTGCGATCTCCCCCCATGACGTGAGCAAATTACCACTTCCGCTTATTTTCCaagatgcagctctaggaagttgTGGTTTTATCCTCAACTTAGGGCAATAGCATATTTTCACTTTTTGAAGCGAAGGGAACATAGGCCCACTCGAAGTAGAGTCTGTTGTGTTCCATTCTTCCAGGTTTTCCATCCCCTTCAGAGTAAGCACTCGGAGGTTTGGTAGTTGGGCAAGGGGTGGTAGATGGGTGCACTTGGGCAAATCCCACATCACTATTCTGCCAAGATTAGGGAGGTAATTGCTAATATTCATGAGCCACCCCGGAAAATCTATACTACTGTAACCATCTATCATAAACTCCATTAAACTGGTTGGTGGCACTAGCTCCCTCAGCAACTCCATGTCTTCCACACATCTGTTAGCATCGCTGGTCCACTCTAATGTCAATTTTCTAATTTTCTGTTTTTTACTGAGATTTATACTGTTTGCCTCTTCTGTGCACTGCACATTTTCAAGCATCTCGATATGCAGCCTGTCAGGATTTGTAGGCTCAAGCAAGTATAGGTTGCTCCAACATTCAGTGCCATATGCATATACAGAAAAAAGTGGTAAACGGTGCAGCTGCTCCGCGATGATTCCATTCATTTTAGCCGCATATTTTGGAAGCCCACTAACGTTATTGCACCCACGGAGGTCCAGCTTCCTGAGGCGCTGGGCACTTCCTGGTATTCTAAGATGATATTCATTGTGAGACAAGTCCAGCTGCTGCATATTGGGAAGTGTGCATATACAATGAATGAAACTTTCTGTTTGATTTGCTGATGAGCGGTCAAAGATATAATGCACGCATCTTGTTAGATTCAAATACCGGAGTTCAGTGAGACTGCTGATGACTTCTGGTAGCCCTCTCAGATTTTCACACTCCGATAATTCCAAATGCTGGAGCTTGGTAAGGCCACCCAAAGCTTCCGTTATTCCTAAAACACCACCACAGTGTGATAAGTCCAGATATACCAGCTCTCTTAGTGTGCCAAATGACAATGGCAGTTTTTTTAGATTTCGGCAATGCGATAAGTCAAGATGCATCAGACCTTTCATTTCACTAATTGACTCAGGCAATCCCAAGAGATGTGTAGAGCCACAAAGGTTGAGATAATTCAATTTTGTGAGTTGGGCGATACACCTCAGATCCGTTCCACCATTGATATGTGGAACACTAAGATACCTCAACTGCTTAAGCTTACCAATAGAATCTGGCAACACCCTTAAAGAGTACGGGCTTACATCTAAGATTAAGACATGGAGGTGCCTAGCTTGTGAATATGCATTAGCATGGAACTGATTTTCTTTCAATCTACCATCAGGATGGTCCACAATATGCAGCGCCTTTATCTTTGCAGGTGAAGTAGCTGATGACTTCAATGGCTTGGTACAATCTGTAAGATATGCATAGCGGCAGTTGGGCCCCTTCAAGTAAAATTCGTCAGCCATAACTGATCTTGCGAGGTCATGCACCAGGTCATGCATGGTGAATAATGTAGCATCTTCCCTTGCGTAGGAACGTTCGGCAACGGTCTGCACATGATTAATTGGACCGAGTAAGAATTTTGAAACTTGAAAAATAGATCCACACAGCAGCTTGCACAGATTCACGGTTAAAAGACATGTTGGTTGTTAATGAACCATTGAAAACGTTTAGAAAGTTATTTGAaaggggagcggtgttttggaacatgggtgcatatgctccctatatttcgaaatgcatcttacatacattttaaataaaaaaaaaacagaaaataaaagttCGTACgtatatcttcacgtgctacgtgctcataaagtcgtttcataaaaaatcgacttatcatgtgacatgtgtaaaaaacacaaaattcagtgctaaaaataatgcttttcacaagataaactttctcttttttatatagaccacacaaaatattggtttttcgtgaaatttGACGAACAcgcgtatattatggagatgtacatgtacaatttttttttcaaatttttcgatatttcaaaatatgattttttggtagagggagcatacgcacccgggagccgaattgaatttcctttGGTTTGCAAATACTAGGCGTGAGGGGTAGAGGGTTGAATAACTGGTTTTAAAGGTGAGGAGTTCAAGAAATCCAAAGAGCAAATGTCTAGGGGGTGTGGAGTTCTTCAGTTAAAAAATGATCAGAGAGTCTATGCAACATGTACATTTTTTAAACATCGGTCATTTGAAAACAGAAGTAGCAAAGTGGTTGTTCAACCATACATCATATAACTGTTTCCAAAAAAATTCTTAACATCTCCATAAATAAATCCACGTCATATGTGAGTTGTAGTGCAATACATAGATTAAAATAATGCGACAGTTTCTTGTGGATGTATGGATTAGTTAACTCACCTTGTAGTGTTGAAGAAATGACATCTCCAGTAGCTGCCTAACATAACTCTCACCGAGTTGCCAGGTAGATAATATATCATTATATGGCTCCATGAATCCAAGAGCAATCCATTGAtgaattagatcatgtttaattaTATTGTAGCCTTTTGGAAAGATTGCACAATAAGCAAAGCATAACTTCAAGGATGGATTATCTATGAAGTTGTAGCTCAACAACAAGGATGCAAGAACTTCATGTGTAGACGATGTATTTCTGGCATGAGGTAGATTCCAGATATGATTGGACCTGACTGAATCCCACACATCATATGGCTTCGATTTTAACATGTGTCCAAGTGATTGAGCAGCTAAAGGCACACCTCCACACTTTTTTGCAATTTCCTTTCCAATCGTCTCCAAACGCTCTTTGCAAGGATGAGCTTCAAAGTTGCATTTTTGTTTAATAATATCCCAGCACATTTCATATGTCAAAGGAGCTAAGCAGTATGGATCAACACTACCAATTTCTTTTGCTATGCTTTCTTCACGTGTGGTTACCACAACCATCACCTTGCTCCCCTCAGCCTGCTTTAGCATAACCTTCAATTTTTCAAGTTCAGAAGTACGCCTCTCCCACAGGTCATCCAAAATGATCAGAATCTTCTTATTACCAGCAAGTAGCTTTCCAAGACGATCATGAATGATCTTCAGCTCGTCTATCTTGCTATGCTCTTCCTTTTCTGATAATTGTGATATTACAGAATTTCCAATTTTTTTCAAGTCAAGTTTCTGGGACACATAGACCCACACCTTAGAGTACTCTTCGAACTGGGGATCCTTGTAAACCAATCTTGCCAAGGTGGTCTTTCCGATGCCTCCAAAGCCCCATATGGAAAGGAAGGTGGTCTTTGCAGGGATGCCCTTAGATAGACGACCCATGATCTTCTGTTTGTCATCAGTCCTCCCAATGGGATCTGTTTCTTCTGCATCTGCTAGTGTTTCCCGGATATCATGAACGGGCTGCTTGTCGCTGCGAGCATCTGCCGGAACACTATATTtcgtgtggtcttctgatatcttcTGTAGCCTCTGCTGCATCTCTTTCATCTTACTTGGCATCTTAAACTTCTTGacgacaccttccaactgcacaaAAGATATAACTTAATATGTCAGTACCACAGAAGACAAGCAAACCAAATACAGTTTTATGGTTAAACAAATGACTGTTAGCTTTTAGCCTGGGTTTCCTACTAGAACTTGTATATGGTGGCAAATACATGCATTTAACCGGGTTTAATGGGTTGGTTTCTTGATATGGGTTTAATTGGTTCACGTTGATATAGGCCAAGCAAGTTAACAGATGGGTTTGGTTTGGGTTTATGGTGGAAACAGTTAGGTGTGGGTCTAAGAAATTTGGTTCCCAACAGATAAAAACCATGGTGTAGAACCAGCTTGTTATATTGGTTCCTCGCACGAAGGAGAGTTCCTGCCTCCTGGCGTCCTACACCAGCGAAGCGAAGAAAAGGCCACCCGGCCAACCCTTCGCCATTGTCGGCGGAAGCAACTCGGATGTGTCGTCTTTGCTTCTCTTCCTCAGCTTTGGGGAGCCGGACTCGAGTCTGATCCATGGCCAGTCTCAGGAGCCGGTGCGGGTGGGTGAGGATCGCAGTGAGGGGAACCGCAGACAAGGCTGTCGCATCGGCCCTGCGCAAAATGCATTGCTGGGACGGTGGTCTGATCGATCGGTGGCAGCCTGGTGGAGCTGGTACTGCCGGAGGGAGGCGGTCGGCGCTGCGCTGCTGCATCAGGTGGAGAGTGGGTGCACGAGCTCAGCGAGGACAGGGCTTAATGCGCGGGAACGAGTTCCTCCACTCAGTTCATTTCAGTGCCATCCGCGGCGACGATGAGGTCCTCCTTGCATGATGTGCCGTGTATGAATTAGTAGTGCCAGGTTTGCATGTATCGATTTTAAAAGGCTGGTACAATGGTACTGTCAGCTTTAACTCGTCCGCTCGTTGACGGTACCAGCGCCAGCACGCTGCAGTTTCCTGACGAATCTGAACAGGCACTACCTCTCGACCTCGCTCTTCGGCGCCACTACGATGGTACCACCGCCCTCCCGCTTAATTCTCGGCGAGCTTGCGCTATTTGATGAGCCACTAAGCATGCTGAGCAAGGAGGACGAAGTGGGTTAGGCCCTGCTCAGCTAGTAATTGAGAGCTTTCGGGTGCACGAGTGGGACAGTGGGTAACTGATCTCAAACGGTCAAACCACAAGCTGAAACCACGGTTCTTGCCTTCAGTCTACTTTGGTACAGGACTACAGGTGGAGATATCACGTGTTCCTTGTTTGTTTGGTTTGGGTGCACAATTCGGTGGGTCAGTTTGGTTTGGTTTGCCTGTCAAATGGTTTCAGTTTGAAACTTTGGATACAGTTGAGCCCCCCAACCATTCTCAGGTTGATCTATATGTATATCAGGACTCGAAGACAagggtttgatttttttttttttgctttcttttcgCCTGGAATTAGATGCATGAAATTCAGGCAAAATCTAGAACAAGGCAGTGAAGACATGGCCGGCGACAAAGCTGTTTCCAGGCATGCTTTTTCGATTCCAAACGCCTCATCTTATCCCCCATGATTTCCTATTTATTTTATGCAGTATACATGGAGATCGATTCCCCAGTGGCTCCGCCGTCTTTTATGGAGCATGGCCGCCGAGCCGGGAGCGAAGTTATACCGAGCCACAAAAGTTCCATATTTTTCGCAAACAAAGAGATGAAAGTTCCATCAGTGCGGCATATATATACTGTAGCATAAGATGTAGTTCATACCAGGTTGCTGTCAGCTTCGAAGTCATCAAGCATGTCTGAGATCTCATACAAGGCGTCCTTGAGCCGCTTCAGCCACAGGCGCGTAGGTTTGTCCGTGATAGAACGCCTTTCGGCCTCGCTGAGTACGGCTTCCACCGACTCAAGTGTTATCTTCATCTTCTCCATATCCTTCCTCAAGTTCTTGTGCAGCTTGAACTTGCCTTTAATGGCAGAACCGATCTCTTTGATCACCACCTTGATGACACCCGAGGCGACCATGCCCCCGACGACGACGGCTGCGGCCATTGCTGCTGCGAGTGGGTGGTACGCTCCTGGTTTGGGTGGGTCTTACGGGGACAGCAGCAGCGTAGGAGTAGAAGAGAAAAGGGAATTTGGTGCTGGGTTGACCTTGGCTATGCGGGGTCCATGTGTCAGTGACTTGAAGTACCAGCCACCCACAGCCAAACAGTACTGAGAAGTAACAGAGGCCACATAAAACATGCGTGGCTGAACAGAATCACCAATTTCTGAAGACAGGCCATATATTGGAAGCGTTTGCTTGCCTGATTTTTGATGCATGGAATGGGGCGCCTCTGTTATTTTGCAGTGTTAGTGTTAGGACATTTCTAGCAGCCCGACGCATTTCGAACACCTCTACCTTCAAACCATTGGTCTGACTATCCTACCGGTTGTCGCTATCGTTCTGCGTTAGATCGATGAACATAGGCATCACCCacggtgacataggcatacccaatgggcctgccgaataaggtacccgaggatATTTGGAGGCCTACGACCCGAAGCTTTCAAGGTTCGGAAGCCCAGTAAATACCGATATGGAAGATAAAgctagattaggaataaagagtcaTGTAATTGTACGGGAAGGACTTCGATAGTCTCccggagtttgtaacttgtacgacacggaaagcctcggctccacttcctatataaaggggagacgggggtgaaagaaaggatcgaatccagtgtcaacataaccctagtttttcatagtcgagcacctttttcggcttaaccttcgagatctacttgccctctactttctacgaaaacccaagtctacaatatgcacacattgacaagttaatcccttgttaattggcgccgtttgtgggaattagaggctacgaggaggtgatctcgatggcatcatcaacatcgTCGACAACAAGAAACGTGATGGATGGAGGTAAACATGCCAAacctgatctcgtcgattttgttcctcgccctcccgcccgtttgcatgcatatgccgatctggaggagtcgatggagatgacgttcgagaGTTTCCACTTCCgtgtcgggaaagaaggatcgcatcgcctAGCGGCACCAATTTTTTCGGGATCGTTAGCGGCCGATTCCGATTTCTcaaaatcatcatcatcatcaatcgaGTTAGGCGATGAGGAGGTTTCGCCGCCAAGCTTCATCAAGCCCGCCATCGGTGGAGAACTCGCCGATCTGCTCGGCGgcatgtctttcgggtcgttcacgggcTCCGATCTGAGCAGCAACTCGGAGAGCGTCGacaacttcgacttcatcgacatatGTACTTCTATTCGGGACGTCTTTGCCGatcgttacgacggtgtcaccgatccTGAAAATGATGAAAACACAACTGCAATATACCATCAAGTCTACGCAATCGGGGAATCAAGCCGACAAGAGGACGAAGCGGCGGAAGATTTCGATGACTTGGGCAACCCATACATCGACCTTGCAGATCTCACGCGCGGAACAGGCCCCAAATACGTCGGCCCCACACCGCGAGAGAAGGTACAACtgtcgcaagcagcttgggatagagctcagAGGGCTATAGATGGCACGGAGCCAATGACTACCACGGCTACACCAGAAGTACTGCAAGCATACAAATATAAACTCGCTCGCGCCGGACGAGAGTTAGAAACACAGAGAAGAGTACTCGAAGCAAGGAAAGCCGTAGCTTCTGCGTCAAGTGCGCGTAGGGCGGAACTAAGCCGACAATCAGGAATGTCGGGAGACAATCATAAAGACGCCCATGCAAGAGGAAGATCTCGACTGGCAAACATACCTGAGTATGAAAGAGAGAACCTGATCCAAAacatcgacatgtcctttatgtcaatagacacaagagggcacatcatcccaaaaacgccgAAGCAGGATAtctggcgacacatgctttcatGTTAGCATCCAAACCACCAGCGGGAGATCCCagggaagcattgtataacatgacCATGGCAGAAGTTGGAATCATGGGGACAACAATACAAGGATCAAGTACACCGCAACCCGAGAGTgctccaagacaaaatagtcctcgaccAACTACGGCGGCGCGAGATCCTCAGCGAgctggtgtcaacacccggatttttaagtccagatgcctattatgcgatACATcgtaatcccaggaagattgtttttgcgagacataacagttgatatcatagagtcatcattcattacaaaccatagtcatcTTACAACAATAGATGACATGATCCAcccttacaataatagttgatctaatgatcaataaaCACAACACATAGTGGAAGCGAAGTAGAAGTCCATCTAATccacacaggcaacgcttgacgttagaagatgatcctagttatcgtaggtgtcctgctgtccgtcatcctgatactgttgctcctcttcataatctatccaccactacccaaatagaatcatttcctctacttgatttgggcaatccggtgatgaagtccattcctacagaatcccacttccattcaggaATCAGTAATGGCTGCAGTAAtcatgcgggtcgctgatgttctgccttgactctctgacagatatcacacttggcgatgtagcttccgatttctctcttcattccatgccaccaaaattgttccttcaagtcttggtacatcttggttcctccgggatgaatggagtataggGTGTCATGGTCTTCCTTCAAGATGACTtgtttcaactctgaatctgacggcacgcataggcgtccgttgtaccagagaactccttcatcttcggtaaatcccggtgcctttcctgcagctatttgactcttgattccatcaatgctagcatttcccttctgggcttccttgatctgactcatCAAAGTGGGCTGAAGTTCAATgcttgctaggaatccttcactaactagctctagtctaaactgttcaaactcttgatacaaactaggctgttctactgcgatcatggagttcagctGACTTggctgtctactcagggcatctgctaccacattggtcttgccggggtgatagtgaatttccatgtcataatccttgatcaactcaatccatcttctctgcctcatattcagctctttctgggtgaaaatatacttcaggctcttgtgatccgagtagatctcgcatcgattacccatgaggtaatgacgccatactttcaaggctaagactacggcggctaactccaagtcatgggTAGGATAgttttgctcatgttgcttcagttgccttgacaggtataatatcaccttgccttcttgcatcaacacacatccaagaccaatcttggaggcatcacagtagacgttgatacgtctcaaacgtatctataatttcttatgttccatgctacttttatgatgatactcacatgttttatacacattatatgtcattattatgcattttccgggactaacctattaacgagatgccgaagagccagttgatgttttctgctgtttttggtttcagaaatcctagtaaggaaatattctcggaattggacgaaatcaacgcccagggtcctatttttggacgaagcttccagaagaccgaagagtcaacgaagtggggccacgaggtggccacaccaccaggcggcgcggcccaggccctggccgcgccgtcctgtggtgtgggccactcgggcggccccctgacctacccttccgcctacaaatagccttcgtcgcgaaacccccagtaccgagagccacgatatgagaaaacatactgagacgccgccgccaatcccatctcgggggattctggagatcacctccggcaccctgccagagaggggaatcatctcccggaggactctacaccgccatggtcgcctccggattgatgtgtgagtagttcacccctggactatgggtccatagcagtagctagatggttgtcttctccccgttgtgctatcattgtctgatcttgtgagcttcctatcatgatcaagatcatctatctgtaatgctacatgtgtgtttgttgggatccgatgaatagagaatactatgttatgttgattatcaatctatgtgttgtttatgatcttgcatgctctccgttgttagtagaggctctggccaagtttttgctagtaactccaagagggagtatttatgctcgatagtgggttcatgcctccattaaatctgggacagtgacagaaagttctaaggttgtggatgtgctgttgctactagggataaaacattgatgctatgttcgaggatatagttattgattacattacgcaccatacttaatgcaattgtctcgttgcttgcaacttaataccggaaggggttcggatgataacccgaaagtggactttttaggcat includes:
- the LOC124693405 gene encoding putative disease resistance protein RGA3, which encodes MAAAVVVGGMVASGVIKVVIKEIGSAIKGKFKLHKNLRKDMEKMKITLESVEAVLSEAERRSITDKPTRLWLKRLKDALYEISDMLDDFEADSNLLEGVVKKFKMPSKMKEMQQRLQKISEDHTKYSVPADARSDKQPVHDIRETLADAEETDPIGRTDDKQKIMGRLSKGIPAKTTFLSIWGFGGIGKTTLARLVYKDPQFEEYSKVWVYVSQKLDLKKIGNSVISQLSEKEEHSKIDELKIIHDRLGKLLAGNKKILIILDDLWERRTSELEKLKVMLKQAEGSKVMVVVTTREESIAKEIGSVDPYCLAPLTYEMCWDIIKQKCNFEAHPCKERLETIGKEIAKKCGGVPLAAQSLGHMLKSKPYDVWDSVRSNHIWNLPHARNTSSTHEVLASLLLSYNFIDNPSLKLCFAYCAIFPKGYNIIKHDLIHQWIALGFMEPYNDILSTWQLGESYVRQLLEMSFLQHYKTVAERSYAREDATLFTMHDLVHDLARSVMADEFYLKGPNCRYAYLTDCTKPLKSSATSPAKIKALHIVDHPDGRLKENQFHANAYSQARHLHVLILDVSPYSLRVLPDSIGKLKQLRYLSVPHINGGTDLRCIAQLTKLNYLNLCGSTHLLGLPESISEMKGLMHLDLSHCRNLKKLPLSFGTLRELVYLDLSHCGGVLGITEALGGLTKLQHLELSECENLRGLPEVISSLTELRYLNLTRCVHYIFDRSSANQTESFIHCICTLPNMQQLDLSHNEYHLRIPGSAQRLRKLDLRGCNNVSGLPKYAAKMNGIIAEQLHRLPLFSVYAYGTECWSNLYLLEPTNPDRLHIEMLENVQCTEEANSINLSKKQKIRKLTLEWTSDANRCVEDMELLRELVPPTSLMEFMIDGYSSIDFPGWLMNISNYLPNLGRIVMWDLPKCTHLPPLAQLPNLRVLTLKGMENLEEWNTTDSTSSGPMFPSLQKVKICYCPKLRIKPQLPRAASWKISGSGNLLTSWGEIAAHIGASSSSSPVCTHLLVQYTDVPMLQWSLLHQVPALCHLRIEFCSDLTISPQLTRALYSLKSLKLAFQEGPMEWVGELKSLQHLEIQYYWKLQELSDNLRQLTQLQSLTLEECSSLTSLPLWLGELASLKELTVRSCNAIMILPESLTSLQELTLYDCDEIMTVPESLTSLQRLSINKCPKLEQWCEENYSRWNICEDYCASPDLQENDEERYDALELVRTLSAPPVLSQSEFLPDWTTCSSVMMERTSSW